One genomic window of Drosophila willistoni isolate 14030-0811.24 unplaced genomic scaffold, UCI_dwil_1.1 Seg97.1, whole genome shotgun sequence includes the following:
- the LOC124462103 gene encoding uncharacterized protein LOC124462103 yields MLNIQPGTLEISASDLTLADSDLIAEVAALEGNKSVRPIMPCYDGNNFVGQIMVEHFLSDGQSSSDSSFETVSSDCRQLSLSELSRIALVSSNLKRGHKRKAHEKPIETKRFKKVLESSKESVQIYSYGGMEEACGMGGCEIKSRPCSVK; encoded by the exons ATGCTCAATATTCAGCCGGGAACATTGGAGATATCTGCTTCTGATCTTACGTTGGCCGATTCAGATCTCATAGCAGAAGTTGCTGCGTTGGAAGggaataaaagtgtgaggccGATTATGCCGTGCTACGACGGCAATAATTTTGTGGGCCAGATTATGGTTGAGCATTTCTTGAGTGATGGTCAGAGTTCATCGGACTCCAGCTTTGAGACTGTATCATCGGATTGTAGACAGCTCTCTCTGAGTGAGCTCTCAAGAATCGCTCTCGTATCAAGCAATCTCAAACGGGGACACAAACGAAAAGCCCATGAAAAACCCATAGAGACTAAACG gttcaaaaaggttctcGAATCCAGTAAGGAGAGTGTACAAATCTACTCGTATGGAGGTATGGAGGAGGCATGCGGTATGGGAGGCTGCGAAATCAAATCCAGACCATGCTCGGTTAAATAG